A single region of the Lathamus discolor isolate bLatDis1 chromosome 13, bLatDis1.hap1, whole genome shotgun sequence genome encodes:
- the LOC136021480 gene encoding uncharacterized protein LOC136021480, with amino-acid sequence MAGGSNSIPPDLTRVKITPHPAAPAPARARLSTAGGPAAPQPARGSAAGPTAAPAGPSRPPSDPTGPAAPRGAPAALGPARPASLRRQTPAPSLLPPAPRSPPGSRTSRRALLQRRFPPRRVRQGARAPAGVGRGGAAGPALPHLPYPQLMALPGAAPASPGPRHQRRAGRRQGEEKRRGCPAPPIRAPRWAGPAGAAAAPDGGEGGRLEVCGGRGLAGQGQLREGGIARCRRRPPLPEFQAAAIRGNAPQNAEPPGETVTVRSGAVLVTRTAPSLENGRG; translated from the coding sequence ATGGCAGGGGGAAGTAACTCCATCCCGCCGGACCTTACCAGAGTCAAAATAACCCCGCACCCAGCCGCCCCAGCGCCGGCCCGGGCACGGCTCAGCACCGCCGGCGGCCCCGCAGCACCACAACCCGCCCGGGGCTCCGCGGCCGGACCGACAGCAGCGCCCGCCGGCCCCTCACGGCCGCCATCAGACCCCACCGGACCAGCCGCCCCCCGGGGCGCCCCGGCCGCCCtaggcccggcccggcccgcttCCCTTCGCCGCCAGACACCCGCTCCTTCTCTCCTGCCGCCAGCGCCGCGGAGCCCGCCGGGCTCCCGCACCTCACGCCGGGCGCTGCTGCAGCGGCGCTTCCCTCCCCGGCGGGTGCGGCAAGGAGCGCGGGCACCGGCCGGAGTGGGCCgaggcggcgcggcggggcccgcCCTGCCTCACTTACCTTACCCGCAGCTCATGGCACTGCCCGGCGCGGCCCCGGCGTCCCCCGGCCCGCGCCACCAGCGCCGCGCCGGGCGGCGGCAGGGGGAGGAGAAGCGGCGGGGCTGCCCGGCGCCGCCAATCCGGGCCCCGCGGTGGGCCGGGCCTGCCGGGGCCGCCGCAGCGCCGGACGGAGGGGAGGGCGGGAGGCTGGAGGTGTGCGGCGGGCGCGGCCTGGCCGGGCAGGGGCAGCTCCGTGAGGGAGGAATCGCCCGCTGCCGCCGGCGGCCCCCGCTGCCGGAGTTTCAGGCAGCGGCGATACGAGGAAACGCTCCCCAAAACGCGGAGCCGCCCGGGGAAACGGTAACGGTGCGGTCCGGAGCCGTGCTGGTGACACGAACGGCCCCGAGCCTTGAGAACGGCCGCGGGTAA